The Nitrososphaerota archaeon genome includes the window GCAGACTTCGAGGGAAAGCTGGCGGAGCCTCGGCATGAACCTCTTCAGATCTCGTAGTGATTGGCGCGATTCACTATGGTTGAGTATGGTCCCAGTCGCTCCGGATCCTTTCACCGCCTCAGGGATGACGGCGCCCGTCGTCTTGTCCCCCACCTCGACTCCCACCGACTGGCTGTAGACTGGGATTGAAACCCTCGAAGCGACCAGGGCAAGCAGCGGGGTAGGAGGAGCGACGATAATCTCAACGCCGGTCTTGGAGTGTACTCTCTGCGCGGCCTGGGCCAGGCGGACAGACCCTTCCCCTTGAATATCTCCGTAGTTCTTGAAATTTACGACGAGTGTCCTCATTCTGACGACCGCCGGACTGTAGGGAAAGTGGTCTTAAAGGATGGTCTGGGTCGATTTGGTCTCGGAGCCCGGGGGTCCCTAGACCCCGTCCTCGTCCGAGTCCTCTTCCCATCCGTCCTCGTCTAAGTCTTCGTCCGAGTCCTCGTCGAGTTCCTGGTCCTCTTCGGACATTTCGGCCAGCGCGGTTTCAATTAGCCTATTAAAGCTCTCGGTGGGAGAAAGGGTCCAGACCTTGACGTCGATAGTTGCGTTCGATGAAGACTCAATCCCGTCCGCTTCTGCTTTGGTGGCTTCCGGTGGGCTTATCGTCTATCCGACCGACACGGTCTATGGGCTCGGGTGCGACCCTCACAACGAGAAGGCAGTTCGCCGTCTGTTCGAAGCGAAGAGACGCGACGCGAGCCCGGTTCCGATCCTCTGTGACGGCATTGAATCGGCTCTAAGGCTTGTCGAGATGAACCCAAGGGCCCTCAAACTCGCAGAGCGGCACTGGCCGGGCGCCCTCACCATCGTCGCGACCTTGAAGGTGCCCCTTCCTTTCCCTCTCCACCAGGGGACCGGCACCCTGGGTGTGAGGGTGCCAGGTTCAGAGCTTTGCCTGCGACTGATTACCGAATGTGGAGGTCAACTGACTGGAACAAGCGCGAACCTCTCCGGGGCTCCTTCCTCCAGGACAGCGCTGGAAGCCCGGCGACAGCTGGGCGACACTGTGGATTTGGTCCTGGACGGGGGGAGGCTGGAGGGTCTCGAGTCGACCGTCATCAGGGTGACGGGCGAGAAAATCGAGGCTATAAGGCGGGGTCCAGTCGGGGTCTCCGAGGAGGCAGACACCGGGTGAACCTCATAGTCACGTCGGCCAAGGGCCTGGAAGCCCGCGCCTCTGCAGAATTCAAGGAAGTTTCACTGCTTTCGGGAATGAGGAAGGTGACCATAGAACGCTCAGCCTACGACGGAGTGCTTGAAGTCGAAGCAGAAGACCCGAAGGCGCTGCTAACATTCATCTCTGAATATGTCAGGTCCGAACCGTTCAAGGTGAGGTTCATGATGAGGGTCATACCCGTGGACCAGGTCGTAGACACCAAGTTGGAGGAGGTCGTCGCGGCAGTGAAGGAAAACGCGTCGTCCATCGGTCCGTCGGAAAGCTTCAGGATCACCATCGAGGCGAGAGATTCTCCGTACTCGGCCAAGCAGCTCATTGACGCAATCGCCGATGCGGTCGACCGGAAAGTGAACCTGGAGAACCCCGACAAGGTCGTCCTCGTCCAGGTATTCGGTGAATACACCTGCGTTTCGGTCCTCTCTCCCAATGAAATCCTGAGCGTCCCGAAACTGAAAAGGGCGACCTAGGCCCTCAGAACGTTAAGCAGTGCCGCTTTCTCGATTGCAACGAGCTCGGGCTCCGATAGCCTCTTCCGAGGGAGCTCCCTGCCTAGTCGCAGTTTGTCAAGGGATCCCAGGCCCTTCCCCATCGAGGCGACCACCAAGAGGAACGGTTCCCCCTTCTTACTTCCTGCTCTCTCTATCGCCTCCGAGATCTGCGTGGTCTGAGCGAGCCTGAGGAGCAGGTCGATTTCGGGCCTTTCGGCGAGGAGAGCTCCCGTGGCCTCGGCCCGGATGGTCTGGGCCGCAATCATTTCGGCAAAGAAAGCGTTGGCAGCCAGCCCTGCTCGGACTGTCTGGACCAGAGCCCCCGGACACTTCGACCGGACCCGGTTCTTGACCAACTCCGGGTCGGCCCCGGCCCCTATCGCGAAAGCTCTTGCCTTGGTGTCCAATCGCTCACCCTCCGTGCGAGAAGGGAATGAGCACTACGTTTTCACCGTCCCTGACGGTCCTGTGGCCTGAAGCTGGAACAAACGCCTC containing:
- the tpiA gene encoding triose-phosphate isomerase; protein product: MRTLVVNFKNYGDIQGEGSVRLAQAAQRVHSKTGVEIIVAPPTPLLALVASRVSIPVYSQSVGVEVGDKTTGAVIPEAVKGSGATGTILNHSESRQSLRDLKRFMPRLRQLSLEVCLCAATTAEVRQLAALGSKFLAVEPPDLIGSGVAVSKARPEVVTQSVQAARGAGFRGSVLCGAGIVSGEDVKKAVELGADGVLVSSSVVKSGDWRSKLEELADSLK
- a CDS encoding THUMP domain-containing protein is translated as MNLIVTSAKGLEARASAEFKEVSLLSGMRKVTIERSAYDGVLEVEAEDPKALLTFISEYVRSEPFKVRFMMRVIPVDQVVDTKLEEVVAAVKENASSIGPSESFRITIEARDSPYSAKQLIDAIADAVDRKVNLENPDKVVLVQVFGEYTCVSVLSPNEILSVPKLKRAT
- the cgi121 gene encoding KEOPS complex subunit Cgi121, with product MDTKARAFAIGAGADPELVKNRVRSKCPGALVQTVRAGLAANAFFAEMIAAQTIRAEATGALLAERPEIDLLLRLAQTTQISEAIERAGSKKGEPFLLVVASMGKGLGSLDKLRLGRELPRKRLSEPELVAIEKAALLNVLRA
- a CDS encoding L-threonylcarbamoyladenylate synthase gives rise to the protein MTSIVAFDEDSIPSASALVASGGLIVYPTDTVYGLGCDPHNEKAVRRLFEAKRRDASPVPILCDGIESALRLVEMNPRALKLAERHWPGALTIVATLKVPLPFPLHQGTGTLGVRVPGSELCLRLITECGGQLTGTSANLSGAPSSRTALEARRQLGDTVDLVLDGGRLEGLESTVIRVTGEKIEAIRRGPVGVSEEADTG